The following proteins are co-located in the Undibacter mobilis genome:
- a CDS encoding amino acid ABC transporter substrate-binding protein — MKRVLSVVALTAVMFAVQSASAQTLKQVKDRGILNCGANTGLAGFGLPDAQGKWTGLDVDTCRAVAAAVLGDANKVKFVPLSAKDRFTALQSGEVDVLARNTTWTSSRDTQLGLNFTGVNYYDGQGFLVRKALKVNSALELNEASVCVQQGTTTELNLADYFRANNMKVKTVTFASSDEAVKAYDSGRCDAFTTDASGLYAERLRLATPGDHIVLPEIISKEPLGPAVRHGDDQWFDVVKWTLFAMINAEELGITSKNTDEMLKSTSPDVRRLLGSEGAFGEQLGLGKDWALQIVKQVGNYGEVFDRNVGAGSPLKIDRGLNKLWSKGGLQYAPPVR; from the coding sequence ATGAAACGAGTTCTCAGTGTTGTTGCTTTGACGGCGGTCATGTTCGCCGTTCAGAGCGCGTCGGCACAGACGCTGAAGCAGGTTAAGGACCGCGGCATTCTGAACTGCGGTGCGAACACGGGTCTTGCTGGTTTCGGCCTGCCGGATGCGCAGGGGAAGTGGACCGGCCTCGACGTAGACACCTGCCGTGCGGTCGCCGCCGCGGTGCTTGGCGACGCCAACAAGGTCAAGTTCGTTCCGCTGTCGGCGAAGGACCGTTTCACCGCTCTGCAGTCCGGTGAAGTCGATGTACTTGCCCGTAACACGACCTGGACCTCGTCGCGCGACACCCAGCTCGGCCTGAACTTCACTGGCGTCAACTACTACGACGGCCAGGGCTTCCTGGTTCGCAAGGCGCTCAAGGTGAACTCGGCGCTGGAACTCAACGAAGCGTCGGTTTGCGTTCAGCAGGGCACCACGACGGAGCTCAATCTGGCCGACTACTTCCGCGCCAACAACATGAAGGTCAAGACCGTGACCTTCGCCTCGTCGGACGAAGCCGTGAAGGCCTATGACTCCGGCCGCTGCGACGCATTCACGACCGACGCGTCGGGCCTCTATGCCGAACGTCTGCGTCTTGCCACGCCCGGCGATCACATCGTTCTGCCGGAGATCATCTCGAAGGAGCCGCTCGGCCCGGCCGTGCGTCACGGCGACGACCAGTGGTTCGACGTCGTGAAGTGGACGCTGTTCGCGATGATCAATGCCGAAGAACTCGGCATTACGTCGAAGAACACCGACGAGATGCTCAAGTCGACCAGCCCGGACGTCAGGCGGCTGCTCGGCAGCGAAGGCGCATTCGGCGAACAACTCGGTCTGGGCAAGGACTGGGCGCTGCAGATCGTCAAGCAGGTCGGCAACTACGGCGAAGTCTTCGATCGTAACGTCGGCGCCGGCTCGCCGCTCAAGATCGACCGCGGCCTTAACAAGCTGTGGTCCAAGGGTGGTCTGCAATACGCGCCGCCGGTGCGCTGA
- a CDS encoding lipid-A-disaccharide synthase N-terminal domain-containing protein — protein sequence MLIDITNAVGGYLHDVFVGNADWGVLIGYVAQILFAMRFVVQWIASERAGRSVVPTAFWVFSIGGGLMLLGYALYRKDPVFIIGQAFGVFVYIRNLQFVMRGRGEGAAA from the coding sequence ATGTTGATCGATATCACGAACGCGGTCGGCGGCTACCTGCATGACGTTTTCGTCGGCAACGCCGACTGGGGTGTCCTCATCGGCTACGTCGCGCAAATTCTTTTCGCCATGCGCTTCGTGGTGCAATGGATTGCGTCCGAACGTGCCGGCAGGAGTGTGGTGCCGACAGCGTTCTGGGTGTTCTCGATCGGCGGCGGTCTGATGCTGCTCGGCTATGCGCTGTACCGGAAGGACCCGGTTTTCATCATCGGGCAGGCGTTTGGTGTTTTCGTCTATATTCGCAACCTGCAATTCGTCATGCGGGGCCGCGGTGAGGGCGCCGCGGCCTGA